The following are from one region of the Achromobacter xylosoxidans genome:
- the hisA gene encoding 1-(5-phosphoribosyl)-5-[(5-phosphoribosylamino)methylideneamino]imidazole-4-carboxamide isomerase: MLLIPAIDLKDGRCVRLRQGDLDDATVFSEDPAAMATRWLDQGARRLHLVDLNGAVAGKPKNEAPIKAILDAVGDDIPVQIGGGIRDLDTIERYLDAGISYVIIGTAAVKNPGFLQDACGAFPGQIIVGLDARDGKIATDGWSKLTRHDVLDLAKKFEDYGCEAIIYTDIGRDGMLSGVNVEATVRLAQHVRIPVYASGGIAGIQDIEALCAVEEDGVEGAILGRSIYEGTLDFQAAQARADELAK, from the coding sequence ATGCTGCTGATCCCCGCCATCGATCTCAAAGACGGGCGCTGCGTGCGCCTGCGCCAGGGAGACCTGGACGATGCAACGGTGTTCTCTGAAGACCCCGCCGCCATGGCCACACGTTGGCTCGACCAAGGCGCGCGCCGCCTGCATCTGGTCGACCTGAACGGCGCCGTCGCCGGCAAACCCAAGAACGAAGCCCCCATCAAGGCGATCCTGGACGCTGTCGGCGACGACATCCCCGTGCAGATCGGCGGCGGCATCCGCGACCTCGACACCATCGAACGCTACCTCGACGCCGGCATTTCCTACGTGATCATCGGCACGGCCGCGGTCAAGAACCCCGGCTTCCTGCAGGACGCCTGCGGCGCCTTCCCGGGCCAGATCATCGTCGGCCTGGATGCCCGCGACGGCAAGATCGCCACCGACGGCTGGAGCAAGCTGACCCGCCACGACGTGCTCGACCTGGCCAAGAAGTTCGAGGACTACGGCTGCGAAGCCATCATCTACACCGACATCGGCCGCGACGGCATGCTGTCCGGCGTCAACGTCGAAGCCACGGTCCGCCTGGCCCAGCACGTGCGCATCCCGGTCTACGCATCGGGCGGCATCGCCGGCATCCAGGACATCGAAGCCCTCTGCGCCGTCGAGGAAGACGGCGTCGAAGGCGCCATCCTGGGCCGCAGCATCTACGAAGGCACGCTCGACTTCCAAGCGGCGCAGGCACGCGCCGACGAACTGGCAAAATGA
- the hisC gene encoding histidinol-phosphate transaminase has product MSVPGRIAGTVRADIRELAAYPVAHAEGCIKLDAMECPYELPEAVRDDIARAVRDTPLNRYPAADLTALQAAVKTAFGVPDAADVLFGNGSDELIHIVVQACCNPGDAVLSPWPSFVYFDMAARFDHARFVGVPLTADLTLDLPAMLAAIQEHQPKVVFLAVPNNPTGGLWSDEDVAAIIAAAPGLVVLDEAYQPFADRTWMPQVLDAPNVVVMRTVSKIGLAGLRFGYLAGHPAWIAELNKVRPPYNLDVLTQATLSAVLRHKPVLDEQAARLRADREPLAAALAQLPGVRVFPSAGNFVLARFSGKLDGNAVHLALKTRKILIRNFSNAHPLLADCLRISVGAPAENAALLSALQEILSA; this is encoded by the coding sequence ATGAGCGTGCCGGGCCGCATCGCCGGCACCGTCCGGGCGGACATCCGCGAACTGGCCGCCTATCCCGTGGCCCACGCCGAGGGCTGCATCAAGCTCGACGCCATGGAATGTCCCTACGAACTGCCCGAGGCGGTGCGCGACGACATCGCCCGCGCCGTGCGCGACACGCCGCTCAACCGTTACCCGGCGGCCGACCTGACGGCGCTGCAAGCGGCCGTGAAAACGGCCTTCGGCGTGCCGGATGCGGCGGACGTGCTGTTCGGCAACGGCTCGGACGAACTCATCCACATTGTGGTGCAGGCCTGCTGCAACCCGGGCGACGCGGTGCTGTCGCCCTGGCCGTCGTTTGTCTATTTCGACATGGCCGCGCGCTTCGACCACGCCCGCTTCGTCGGCGTGCCGCTGACCGCCGACCTGACCCTGGACTTGCCGGCCATGCTGGCCGCCATTCAGGAACACCAGCCCAAGGTGGTGTTCCTGGCCGTGCCCAACAACCCCACCGGCGGCCTCTGGTCCGATGAGGACGTAGCGGCCATCATCGCCGCCGCGCCCGGCCTGGTGGTGCTGGACGAGGCCTACCAGCCCTTCGCCGACCGTACCTGGATGCCGCAGGTGCTGGACGCGCCCAATGTGGTCGTCATGCGCACGGTGTCCAAGATCGGCCTGGCCGGCCTGCGCTTCGGCTACCTGGCCGGCCATCCGGCCTGGATCGCGGAACTGAACAAGGTCCGCCCGCCCTACAACCTGGACGTGCTGACCCAGGCCACGCTGTCGGCCGTGCTGCGCCACAAGCCGGTGCTGGACGAACAGGCCGCCCGCCTGCGCGCGGACCGCGAACCGCTGGCCGCCGCCCTGGCCCAGTTGCCCGGGGTGCGGGTATTCCCTTCCGCCGGCAACTTCGTTCTTGCCCGCTTTTCCGGCAAGCTGGACGGCAACGCCGTGCATCTTGCCCTGAAAACGCGCAAAATATTGATTCGCAACTTCTCCAACGCCCATCCGCTGCTGGCCGACTGCCTGCGCATCTCGGTGGGCGCCCCGGCCGAAAACGCCGCCTTGCTATCCGCCCTGCAAGAGATTTTGAGTGCTTAA
- the hisH gene encoding imidazole glycerol phosphate synthase subunit HisH, with translation MTTIAIVDYGMGNFHSVARALKYAAPDADIRICSQPQEIAAADRVVFPGQGAMADCMRTLNESGLREAVVRAAREKPLLGVCVGEQMLFDSSEEGGTSCLGLFPGVVRRFSGPSFADPVSDDAACLTDTGAAGLADTRPERLKVPHMGWNKVRQTRSHPIWAGIPDETHFYFVHSYYADPEDPDLTVGETEYGLAFTCAVAAANIFAVQFHPEKSAEHGLRLYRNFVDWQP, from the coding sequence GTGACCACTATCGCCATCGTCGACTACGGAATGGGCAATTTCCATTCCGTCGCCCGCGCCCTGAAATACGCCGCCCCCGATGCCGACATCCGCATCTGCAGCCAACCCCAGGAAATCGCCGCGGCCGACCGCGTCGTGTTTCCCGGCCAGGGCGCCATGGCGGACTGCATGCGCACCCTGAACGAATCCGGCCTGCGCGAGGCCGTCGTGCGCGCCGCGCGCGAGAAGCCCCTGCTGGGCGTCTGCGTGGGCGAACAGATGCTGTTCGATTCCAGCGAGGAAGGCGGCACCTCCTGCCTGGGGCTGTTCCCCGGCGTGGTGCGCCGCTTCTCGGGCCCCAGCTTTGCCGACCCCGTCAGCGATGACGCGGCCTGCCTGACCGACACCGGCGCCGCCGGACTGGCCGACACCCGCCCCGAGCGCCTCAAGGTCCCACACATGGGATGGAACAAAGTGCGCCAGACGCGCTCTCATCCTATCTGGGCCGGCATTCCGGACGAAACGCACTTCTATTTCGTCCATAGTTACTACGCCGACCCGGAAGATCCGGACCTGACTGTTGGTGAAACCGAGTATGGCCTTGCCTTTACCTGCGCGGTGGCGGCAGCTAACATTTTCGCGGTGCAGTTTCACCCCGAAAAGAGCGCCGAGCACGGTTTGCGCCTGTATCGCAATTTTGTAGACTGGCAGCCGTAG
- the hisF gene encoding imidazole glycerol phosphate synthase subunit HisF encodes MTTSSSTPAAGAPVQSALTRRIIPCLDVTAGRVVKGVNFVNLLDAGDPVEIARRYNEQGADELTFLDITATSDGRDLILPIIEQVASQVFIPLTVGGGVRQVSDIQRLLNAGADKISINSAAVANPELVRAASDYHGSQCVVVAIDARRVSAQGEPARWEVFTHGGRKATGLDAVAWARRMAAYGAGEILLTSMDRDGTKSGFDLELTRAVSDAVPVPVIASGGVGNLQHLADGVTTGRASAVLAASIFHFGQHTVGECKRFMAGLGIPVRM; translated from the coding sequence ATGACCACCTCCAGCAGCACCCCCGCGGCCGGCGCGCCCGTGCAAAGCGCGCTGACCCGCCGCATCATTCCCTGCCTTGACGTCACCGCGGGCCGCGTCGTCAAGGGCGTGAACTTCGTCAACCTGCTCGACGCGGGCGACCCCGTCGAGATCGCCCGCCGCTACAACGAGCAGGGCGCCGACGAACTCACCTTCCTCGACATCACCGCCACCAGCGACGGCCGCGACCTGATCCTGCCCATCATCGAGCAGGTGGCCTCGCAGGTCTTCATTCCGCTGACGGTGGGCGGCGGCGTGCGCCAGGTGTCCGACATCCAGCGCCTGCTGAATGCCGGCGCCGACAAGATCAGCATCAACAGCGCCGCCGTGGCCAATCCGGAACTGGTCCGCGCCGCTTCGGACTACCACGGCTCGCAATGCGTGGTGGTGGCGATCGATGCGCGCCGCGTCTCGGCCCAGGGCGAACCCGCCCGCTGGGAAGTCTTCACCCATGGCGGCCGCAAGGCCACCGGGCTGGACGCCGTGGCCTGGGCGCGCCGCATGGCTGCCTACGGCGCGGGTGAAATCCTGCTGACCAGCATGGACCGCGACGGCACCAAGTCCGGATTCGACCTGGAACTCACGCGCGCCGTATCAGACGCCGTGCCCGTGCCCGTCATCGCCTCCGGCGGCGTGGGCAATCTGCAGCATCTGGCAGATGGCGTCACCACCGGCCGCGCCAGCGCGGTCCTGGCCGCCAGCATCTTCCACTTCGGCCAGCACACCGTGGGCGAGTGCAAGCGCTTCATGGCTGGCCTCGGCATCCCAGTACGGATGTAG
- the hisB gene encoding imidazoleglycerol-phosphate dehydratase HisB — translation MRTAEITRNTNETRIRVAVNIDGTGKQTIDTGVPFLDHMLDQIARHGLIDLDIKAEGDLHIDAHHTVEDVGITLGMAIAKAVGTKAGLRRYGHAYVPLDEALSRVVVDFSGRPGLEYHIPFTRARIGDFDVDLTREFFQGLVNHALITLHIDNLRGVNAHHQAETVFKACGRALRMAMEVDPRMGDVVPSTKGVL, via the coding sequence ATGCGTACCGCTGAGATCACCCGCAACACCAACGAAACCCGCATCCGCGTGGCCGTCAATATCGACGGCACCGGCAAGCAGACGATCGACACCGGCGTGCCGTTCCTGGACCACATGCTGGACCAGATCGCGCGCCACGGCCTGATCGACCTCGACATCAAGGCGGAAGGCGACCTGCACATCGACGCGCACCATACGGTTGAAGACGTGGGCATCACGCTGGGCATGGCCATTGCCAAGGCGGTCGGCACCAAGGCCGGCCTGCGCCGCTACGGCCACGCCTACGTGCCGCTGGACGAAGCGCTGTCGCGCGTGGTGGTGGACTTCTCCGGCCGCCCGGGCCTGGAATACCACATCCCCTTCACGCGCGCCCGCATCGGCGACTTCGACGTGGACCTGACGCGCGAATTCTTCCAGGGCCTGGTCAACCACGCCCTGATCACGCTGCACATCGACAACCTGCGTGGCGTCAATGCCCACCACCAGGCGGAAACGGTCTTCAAGGCCTGTGGCCGCGCCCTGCGCATGGCCATGGAAGTCGATCCCCGCATGGGCGACGTCGTGCCCTCCACCAAGGGCGTGCTGTAA
- a CDS encoding Nif3-like dinuclear metal center hexameric protein — MSKVDSHVLANWLDDTLQTARFKDYCPNGLQVEGRSEIAHIIAGVTASEALLRVAVERGADAVLVHHGWLWRNEDRRVIGTRRARMALALKNDLNLYAYHLPLDAHPTLGNNAQLARVLGLTPALRDDGAPQTCGPDNLVWLGTATGVATLGQLGERVAERLGRQPLVVGDPDMPLARVAWCTGGAQGMLGDAADAGASAYITGEVSESTVHLARETGVGFIAAGHHATERYGAQALGQAVAERFGIKVEFVDIDNPA; from the coding sequence ATGAGTAAAGTGGACTCCCACGTCCTGGCCAACTGGCTGGACGACACCCTGCAAACGGCACGCTTCAAGGACTATTGCCCCAACGGGCTGCAGGTGGAAGGCCGATCCGAAATCGCACACATTATCGCCGGAGTCACGGCCAGCGAAGCCCTGCTGCGCGTGGCGGTCGAACGCGGCGCGGATGCGGTGCTGGTGCATCACGGCTGGCTCTGGCGCAACGAAGACCGCCGCGTCATCGGCACGCGCCGCGCGCGCATGGCCCTGGCCCTGAAAAACGACCTGAACCTGTACGCCTACCATCTGCCGCTGGACGCGCATCCCACGCTGGGCAACAACGCGCAGCTGGCGCGCGTGCTGGGCCTGACGCCCGCGCTGCGCGATGACGGCGCGCCGCAAACCTGTGGCCCAGACAACCTGGTCTGGCTGGGTACGGCGACGGGCGTGGCAACGCTGGGCCAGCTGGGCGAGCGAGTGGCCGAACGCCTGGGCCGCCAGCCGTTGGTGGTGGGCGACCCGGACATGCCCCTGGCGCGCGTGGCCTGGTGCACGGGCGGCGCGCAAGGCATGCTGGGCGATGCGGCGGACGCGGGCGCCAGCGCCTACATCACGGGCGAGGTTTCCGAATCCACCGTGCACCTGGCGCGCGAAACCGGCGTGGGCTTCATCGCCGCGGGCCACCATGCCACCGAGCGCTACGGCGCGCAGGCGCTGGGCCAGGCGGTCGCGGAACGCTTCGGCATCAAGGTCGAATTCGTCGACATCGACAACCCGGCATAA
- the tatA gene encoding Sec-independent protein translocase subunit TatA, whose translation MGSFSIWHWLVVLVIVALIFGTKKLRNIGSDLGGAVKGFKEGMKDANGGDKPAEPIAQQRVSGDTIDVQAKEKSNS comes from the coding sequence ATGGGTAGTTTCAGCATCTGGCATTGGTTGGTTGTCCTGGTCATCGTGGCGCTGATTTTCGGCACCAAGAAGCTGCGCAACATCGGCTCGGACCTGGGCGGCGCGGTCAAGGGCTTCAAGGAAGGCATGAAGGACGCCAACGGCGGCGACAAGCCGGCCGAGCCGATCGCGCAGCAACGCGTCTCCGGCGACACCATCGACGTGCAGGCCAAGGAAAAATCCAACTCCTGA
- the tatC gene encoding twin-arginine translocase subunit TatC, whose translation MTQDASQEEGQQETFISHLVELRTRLLRAAAAVIGIFIVLFIYPGASAIYDVLAQPMLASLPEGTRMIATGVITPFMVPVKVTMMAAFILALPVVLYQAWAFVAPGLYRHEKRLALPLIVSSTFLFIAGMAFCYFVVFRTVFHFIATFAPQSITPAPDIEAYLSFVMTMFMAFGITFEVPVAVVLLVKMGVVELSKLKAARGYVVVGAFIIAAVVTPPDVVSQFMLAVPLCLLYEVGLICARLVTPKPEAESEADSDSLTERH comes from the coding sequence GTGACCCAGGACGCCTCCCAAGAAGAAGGCCAGCAGGAGACCTTCATCTCCCACCTGGTCGAGCTGCGCACCCGCCTGCTGCGCGCCGCCGCCGCCGTGATCGGCATATTCATCGTGCTGTTCATCTACCCCGGCGCGTCGGCCATTTACGACGTGCTGGCCCAGCCCATGCTGGCTTCGCTGCCCGAAGGCACGCGCATGATCGCCACCGGCGTCATCACGCCGTTCATGGTGCCGGTCAAGGTCACGATGATGGCCGCGTTCATCCTGGCGCTGCCCGTGGTGCTGTACCAGGCCTGGGCCTTCGTGGCGCCCGGCCTGTACCGGCACGAGAAGCGCCTGGCGCTGCCGCTTATCGTTTCCAGCACCTTTCTGTTCATCGCGGGCATGGCGTTCTGCTATTTCGTGGTGTTCCGCACGGTGTTCCACTTCATCGCCACGTTCGCGCCGCAGTCCATCACGCCAGCGCCGGACATCGAGGCCTACCTGAGCTTCGTCATGACGATGTTCATGGCCTTCGGCATCACCTTCGAAGTGCCCGTGGCCGTGGTGCTGCTGGTGAAGATGGGCGTGGTCGAACTCTCCAAATTGAAGGCCGCGCGCGGCTACGTGGTGGTGGGCGCCTTCATCATCGCCGCCGTGGTCACGCCGCCCGACGTGGTCAGCCAGTTCATGCTGGCGGTGCCTCTGTGCCTGCTGTATGAGGTCGGGCTGATCTGCGCCCGGCTGGTCACGCCCAAACCAGAAGCAGAGAGCGAGGCCGATTCGGACTCGCTGACAGAGCGCCACTGA
- a CDS encoding phosphoribosyl-ATP diphosphatase translates to MTAQAASAAEILARIADTLETRRPENGGDPQASYSAKLLAKGPDAFLKKIGEEATELVMAAKDGVPDRIVSETADLWFHCLVALTHFKLRPEDVLAELARREGLSGLAEKASRPQD, encoded by the coding sequence ATGACCGCTCAAGCCGCAAGCGCCGCCGAAATCCTCGCGCGCATCGCCGATACCCTGGAAACCCGCCGTCCCGAAAACGGCGGCGATCCCCAAGCCTCCTATTCCGCCAAGCTGCTGGCCAAAGGCCCCGACGCCTTCCTCAAGAAGATCGGCGAAGAAGCCACCGAACTGGTCATGGCCGCCAAGGACGGCGTGCCCGACCGCATCGTCAGCGAAACCGCCGACCTGTGGTTCCATTGCCTGGTGGCCTTGACACATTTCAAGCTTCGGCCCGAAGACGTACTGGCCGAACTGGCTCGCCGCGAGGGCCTGTCCGGCCTGGCGGAAAAGGCGAGCCGCCCGCAAGACTGA
- a CDS encoding helix-turn-helix domain-containing protein has translation MSLAQRLHTLMRWRGIKSQNQLARISGVPQSCIHRILMREDCYSPSRATLLRLARALDTSVPWLTDGVGPGGDAPHNGASPPDDGPDGYCTEIWALLRNQSESTKKAILSAVRLMAKDPAAT, from the coding sequence ATGTCACTCGCCCAAAGACTGCACACCCTGATGCGCTGGCGCGGCATCAAAAGCCAGAACCAGCTGGCTCGCATTTCTGGCGTGCCGCAATCGTGCATCCATCGGATCCTCATGCGCGAAGACTGCTACTCGCCGTCTCGCGCTACCTTGCTGCGCCTGGCGCGGGCGCTGGACACCAGCGTGCCGTGGCTGACCGACGGCGTGGGGCCGGGCGGGGATGCGCCGCACAACGGCGCGTCCCCGCCGGACGACGGCCCGGACGGCTATTGCACGGAAATATGGGCGCTGCTGCGCAATCAATCCGAAAGCACCAAGAAAGCCATCTTGTCGGCGGTGCGCCTGATGGCCAAGGACCCCGCCGCAACCTGA
- a CDS encoding histidine triad nucleotide-binding protein, whose protein sequence is MSDNCIFCKIAAGDIPSKKIYEDEDFVAFHDINPAAPVHLLLIPRRHVTSMQDIKGEDAEWLGRMMSLAPRLAAENGCNPGPDGGFRIMINSGVEGGQEVPHLHFHIIGGSRPWKGRVAPNA, encoded by the coding sequence ATGAGCGACAACTGTATTTTCTGCAAGATCGCCGCTGGCGACATCCCGTCCAAGAAAATCTACGAGGACGAGGACTTTGTTGCGTTCCACGACATTAATCCGGCCGCGCCGGTACATTTATTGCTGATCCCTCGACGTCATGTCACATCCATGCAGGATATTAAGGGGGAGGACGCAGAATGGTTGGGTAGAATGATGTCGTTAGCGCCGCGGTTAGCCGCTGAAAACGGTTGCAATCCGGGCCCTGATGGCGGATTTCGCATCATGATCAATTCTGGCGTCGAAGGCGGCCAGGAAGTCCCGCATCTGCATTTCCACATCATCGGCGGCTCGCGACCCTGGAAAGGGCGCGTGGCCCCCAACGCGTAA
- the hisI gene encoding phosphoribosyl-AMP cyclohydrolase produces MSNEPAWMADVVFDENGLIPAIAQDAENGQILMVAWMNRESLAETAATGRAVYWSRSRQRLWRKGEESGHAQEVHELRLDCDGDVILLKIHQQGGIACHTGRASCFYRRLEGQTDQASWITVDPVLKDPELIYK; encoded by the coding sequence ATGAGCAACGAACCCGCCTGGATGGCCGACGTCGTCTTCGACGAAAACGGCCTGATACCCGCCATCGCGCAGGACGCCGAAAACGGCCAGATCCTGATGGTGGCCTGGATGAACCGCGAATCGCTCGCCGAAACGGCCGCCACCGGGCGCGCCGTTTACTGGTCGCGTTCCCGCCAGCGCCTGTGGCGCAAGGGCGAAGAGTCCGGCCATGCCCAGGAAGTGCACGAACTGCGCCTGGACTGCGACGGCGACGTGATCCTGCTCAAGATCCACCAGCAAGGCGGCATCGCCTGCCATACCGGGCGCGCCAGCTGCTTCTACCGCCGCCTGGAAGGCCAGACCGACCAGGCTTCCTGGATCACGGTGGACCCCGTGCTGAAAGACCCAGAACTGATCTACAAATGA
- a CDS encoding trypsin-like peptidase domain-containing protein has translation MRRYWLIFAQAVTVCLGILFVVTTLRPDLLRLAGPAAGPQSAAAAARPPVARAQATASYADGVARAAPSVVNVYTTKHVNVPLIPLPDDPVLRQFFGQVPGVTRRQASTSLGSGVIVNQDGYVLTNYHVVQAAEAIEVALSDGRRDTAKVVGADPDTDLAVLKLATLRSLPAATLAPDRGLRVGDVVLAIGNPFGVGQTTTLGIVSALGRNGLGLNTYENFIQTDAAINPGNSGGALVDAAGNLVGINTAIYSESGGSMGIGFATPIEIARKVMDEIVKTGAVKRGWLGVEPQDVTPELARAFGLDRDTAGVIIAGVMRDGPAARGGLRVGDIVQSVNGKRMMDTASLLSEIAQLPPGQSAKLGILRSGKPAELAVVVGTRPGKPR, from the coding sequence ATGCGCCGATATTGGCTGATCTTTGCTCAGGCCGTCACGGTCTGCCTGGGTATTCTATTCGTCGTGACGACCTTGCGGCCCGACCTGCTGCGGCTGGCCGGGCCGGCGGCGGGACCTCAGTCCGCGGCGGCCGCCGCAAGACCGCCCGTTGCGCGCGCCCAGGCCACGGCGTCCTATGCGGACGGCGTGGCCCGCGCCGCGCCTTCCGTGGTCAACGTATACACCACCAAGCACGTTAACGTGCCGCTGATTCCGCTGCCCGACGATCCGGTGCTGCGCCAGTTCTTTGGCCAGGTGCCGGGCGTGACGCGGCGCCAGGCCTCGACCAGCCTGGGGTCCGGCGTGATCGTGAACCAGGACGGCTACGTGCTGACCAACTACCACGTGGTGCAGGCGGCGGAAGCGATCGAGGTTGCGCTGTCCGACGGCCGTCGCGATACCGCGAAAGTGGTGGGCGCGGATCCGGACACCGATCTGGCCGTGCTGAAGCTGGCCACCTTGCGGTCCCTGCCCGCGGCCACGCTGGCGCCGGACCGGGGCTTGCGGGTGGGCGACGTGGTGCTGGCCATCGGCAATCCGTTCGGGGTGGGGCAGACCACCACGCTGGGCATCGTATCGGCGCTGGGCCGCAACGGGCTGGGACTGAACACCTACGAGAACTTCATCCAGACCGACGCGGCGATCAACCCCGGCAATTCCGGGGGCGCGCTGGTCGACGCCGCCGGCAATCTGGTGGGCATCAATACCGCCATCTATTCCGAATCGGGCGGGTCGATGGGCATAGGCTTTGCCACCCCCATCGAGATCGCGCGCAAGGTCATGGACGAGATCGTCAAGACCGGCGCGGTCAAGCGCGGTTGGCTGGGCGTGGAGCCGCAGGACGTAACGCCGGAGCTGGCGCGTGCGTTCGGGCTGGATCGCGATACCGCGGGCGTGATCATCGCCGGCGTGATGCGCGACGGGCCGGCGGCGCGCGGCGGCCTGCGGGTGGGGGACATCGTGCAGTCGGTCAACGGCAAGCGCATGATGGACACCGCCAGCCTGCTGTCGGAGATCGCGCAGCTGCCGCCGGGCCAGAGCGCCAAGCTGGGCATATTGCGCAGCGGTAAGCCAGCCGAGCTGGCGGTGGTGGTGGGCACGCGCCCGGGCAAGCCGCGCTAG
- the tatB gene encoding Sec-independent protein translocase protein TatB, which produces MFDVSFTELMVIGVIALIVIGPERLPKVARTVGHLLGRAQRYVNDVKSDIQREIELDELRKFKSEMEDAAQGVQKSLNETQASLQEPVQQFRAELDEVAREANIKAEPSVASETPAEPERSIAPPPSQNHSLNLDLDLPPVAAPAPAATQQPAPSAPKADDAAPAAKPVAPSGTPT; this is translated from the coding sequence ATGTTTGATGTCAGCTTCACTGAACTGATGGTGATCGGCGTCATCGCCCTGATCGTCATCGGCCCCGAACGCCTGCCCAAGGTTGCCCGCACCGTCGGCCACCTGCTCGGGCGCGCGCAGCGTTACGTCAATGACGTGAAATCCGATATCCAGCGCGAAATCGAGCTCGACGAACTGCGCAAGTTCAAGAGCGAAATGGAAGATGCCGCCCAGGGCGTGCAGAAGTCGCTGAACGAAACCCAGGCCTCGCTGCAGGAACCCGTCCAGCAGTTCCGCGCTGAACTCGACGAGGTCGCGCGCGAAGCCAACATCAAGGCCGAACCGTCCGTGGCCAGCGAAACGCCTGCCGAACCCGAACGCAGCATCGCGCCGCCGCCCAGCCAGAACCACAGCCTGAACCTGGACCTGGATCTGCCGCCGGTGGCTGCGCCCGCGCCCGCCGCGACCCAACAACCCGCGCCCAGCGCGCCCAAGGCCGACGACGCCGCGCCCGCCGCCAAGCCCGTCGCGCCCTCCGGAACCCCGACGTGA